Proteins from one Pithys albifrons albifrons isolate INPA30051 chromosome 2, PitAlb_v1, whole genome shotgun sequence genomic window:
- the PROX1 gene encoding prospero homeobox protein 1 isoform X1 — protein sequence MPDHDSTALLSRQTKRRRVDIGVKRTVGTASAFFAKARATFFSAMNPQGSEQDVEYSVVQHADGEKSNVLRKLLKRANSYEDAMMPFPGATIISQLLKNNMNKNGGTEPSFQASGLSSTGSEVHQEDVCSNSSRDSPQECLSPFGRPTMSQFDVDRLCDEHLRAKRARVENIIRGMSHSPSVALRGNENEREIAPQSVSPRESYRENKRKQKLPQQQQQSFQQLVSARKEQKREERRQLKQQLEDMQKQLRQLQEKFYQIYDSTDSENDEDGNLSEDSMRSETMDVRAGDSVSRSDNEICELDPGQFIDRARALIREQEVAENKPKREGPKEKEQGPNAFHPEGKHLAETLKQELNTAMSQVVDTVVKVFSSKPSRQLPQVFPPLQIPQARFAVNGENHNFHTANQRLQCFGDVIIPNPLDTFGSVPMPGATDQTEALPLVVRKNSSDQSSSAPPAGGHHGSLHQSPLSATTGFSTSSFRHPFPLPLMAYPFQSPLGAPSASFPGKERASPESLDLTRETTSLRTKMSSHHMNHHPCSPAHPPSAAEGLSLSLIKSECGDLQDMSEISPYSGSAMQEGLSPNHLKKAKLMFFYTRYPSSNMLKTYFSDVKFNRCITSQLIKWFSNFREFYYIQMEKYARQAINDGVTSTEELSITRDCELYRALNMHYNKANDFEQVPERFLEVAQITLREFFNAIIAGKDVDPSWKKAIYKVICKLDSEVPEIFKSPNCLQELLHE from the exons ATGCCTGACCatgacagcacagccctctTAAGCAGGCAAACCAAGAGAAGAAGAGTTGACATTGGAGTGAAAAGGACGGTAGGGACAGCATCTGCATTTTTTGCAAAGGCAAGAGCAACGTTTTTTAGTGCCATGAATCCCCAAGGTTCAGAGCAGGATGTCGAGTATTCAGTGGTGCAGCATGCAGATGGGGAAAAGTCAAATGTACTCCGCAAGCTGCTGAAGAGGGCGAACTCATATGAAGATGCCATGATGCCTTTTCCAGGAGCAACCATAATTTCCCAGCTGTTGAAAAATAACATGAACAAAAATGGTGGCACAGAGCCCAGTTTCCAAGCCAGCGGTCTCTCTAGTACAGGCTCAGAAGTACATCAGGAGGATGTATGCAGCAACTCTTCAAGAGACAGCCCCCAAGAGTGTCTTTCCCCTTTTGGCAGGCCGACTATGAGCCAGTTTGATGTGGATCGGTTATGCGATGAGCACCTGAGAGCTAAACGCGCACGGGTTGAGAATATAATTCGGGGTATGAGCCATTCCCCCAGCGTGGCATTAAGGggcaatgaaaatgaaagagaaatagcTCCGCAGTCCGTCAGTCCCCGAGAAAGTTACAGAGAAAACAAACGCAAGCAAAAGCTgccacaacagcagcagcagagtttCCAGCAGCTGGTTTCAGCAAGGAAGGAGCAGAAGCGAGAGGAACGCAGacagctgaagcagcagctggaggacaTGCAGAAGCAGCTGCGCCAGCTGCAGGAGAAGTTCTACCAGATCTACGACAGCACTGACTCCGAAAATGATGAAGATGGCAACCTGTCTGAAGACAGCATGCGCTCCGAAACCATGGATGTGAGGGCCGGTGACTCTGTCAGCAGATCAGACAATGAGATCTGTGAGCTGGACCCAGGGCAGTTCATCGACCGGGCACGGGCCCTCATCCGGGAGCAGGAGGTAGCGGAGAATAAGCCAAAAAGAGAAGGTCCTAAGGAGAAAGAGCAAGGGCCAAATGCCTTCCACCCTGAAGGCAAACACTTGGCCGAGACACTGAAGCAGGAGCTGAACACTGCCATGTCACAAGTTGTGGACACTGTGGTGAAAGTTTTCTCATCCAAACCCTCCCGCCAGCTTCCTCAGGTCTTCCCGCCTCTCCAGATCCCACAGGCAAGATTTGCCGTCAATGGGGAGAACCACAACTTTCACACGGCCAACCAGCGCCTGCAATGCTTTGGGGATGTCATCATTCCCAACCCCCTTGACACCTTCGGCAGCGTCCCCATGCCTGGCGCCACCGACCAAACTGAGGCACTGCCTCTCGTCGTCCGCAAAAACTCTTCTGACCAATCCTCCTCAGCCCCACCAGCTGGTGGCCACCACGGCTCCCTGCACCAGTCCCCACTCTCCGCCACCACTGGCTTCTCCACCTCCTCCTTCCGCCACCCCTTCCCGCTGCCCCTCATGGCCTACCCCTTCCAGAGTCCCCTGGGTGCCCCATCAGCCTCCTTCCCGGGGAAAGAGCGTGCCTCCCCCGAATCCCTCGACCTGACCCGGGAGACCACCAGCCTGAGGACCAAGATGTCATCGCACCACATGAACCACCACCCCTGCTCACCAGCCCACCCACCCAGTGCTGCTGAGGGCCTCTCCTTGTCCCTCATTAAGTCTGAGTGTGGTGACCTGCAAGACATGTCTGAAATCTCGCCCTACTCGGGAAGTGCA ATGCAGGAAGGCTTGTCACCGAATCACTTGAAAAAGGCCAAGCTCATGTTCTTTTACACCCGGTACCCAAGTTCCAATATGCTGAAAACTTACTTCTCAGATGTAAAG TTCAACAGATGCATTACCTCTCAGCTCATCAAGTGGTTTAGCAATTTCCGTGAGTTTTACTACATTCAGATGGAGAAGTATGCGCGGCAAGCCATCAACGACGGGGTCACAAGCACTGAGGAGCTGTCTATAACCAGAGACTGTGAGCTGTACAGGGCCCTCAACATGCACTACAATAAAGCAAATGATTTTGAG
- the PROX1 gene encoding prospero homeobox protein 1 isoform X2, with product MPDHDSTALLSRQTKRRRVDIGVKRTVGTASAFFAKARATFFSAMNPQGSEQDVEYSVVQHADGEKSNVLRKLLKRANSYEDAMMPFPGATIISQLLKNNMNKNGGTEPSFQASGLSSTGSEVHQEDVCSNSSRDSPQECLSPFGRPTMSQFDVDRLCDEHLRAKRARVENIIRGMSHSPSVALRGNENEREIAPQSVSPRESYRENKRKQKLPQQQQQSFQQLVSARKEQKREERRQLKQQLEDMQKQLRQLQEKFYQIYDSTDSENDEDGNLSEDSMRSETMDVRAGDSVSRSDNEICELDPGQFIDRARALIREQEVAENKPKREGPKEKEQGPNAFHPEGKHLAETLKQELNTAMSQVVDTVVKVFSSKPSRQLPQVFPPLQIPQARFAVNGENHNFHTANQRLQCFGDVIIPNPLDTFGSVPMPGATDQTEALPLVVRKNSSDQSSSAPPAGGHHGSLHQSPLSATTGFSTSSFRHPFPLPLMAYPFQSPLGAPSASFPGKERASPESLDLTRETTSLRTKMSSHHMNHHPCSPAHPPSAAEGLSLSLIKSECGDLQDMSEISPYSGSAMQEGLSPNHLKKAKLMFFYTRYPSSNMLKTYFSDVKFNRCITSQLIKWFSNFREFYYIQMEKYARQAINDGVTSTEELSITRDCELYRALNMHYNKANDFEVPERFLEVAQITLREFFNAIIAGKDVDPSWKKAIYKVICKLDSEVPEIFKSPNCLQELLHE from the exons ATGCCTGACCatgacagcacagccctctTAAGCAGGCAAACCAAGAGAAGAAGAGTTGACATTGGAGTGAAAAGGACGGTAGGGACAGCATCTGCATTTTTTGCAAAGGCAAGAGCAACGTTTTTTAGTGCCATGAATCCCCAAGGTTCAGAGCAGGATGTCGAGTATTCAGTGGTGCAGCATGCAGATGGGGAAAAGTCAAATGTACTCCGCAAGCTGCTGAAGAGGGCGAACTCATATGAAGATGCCATGATGCCTTTTCCAGGAGCAACCATAATTTCCCAGCTGTTGAAAAATAACATGAACAAAAATGGTGGCACAGAGCCCAGTTTCCAAGCCAGCGGTCTCTCTAGTACAGGCTCAGAAGTACATCAGGAGGATGTATGCAGCAACTCTTCAAGAGACAGCCCCCAAGAGTGTCTTTCCCCTTTTGGCAGGCCGACTATGAGCCAGTTTGATGTGGATCGGTTATGCGATGAGCACCTGAGAGCTAAACGCGCACGGGTTGAGAATATAATTCGGGGTATGAGCCATTCCCCCAGCGTGGCATTAAGGggcaatgaaaatgaaagagaaatagcTCCGCAGTCCGTCAGTCCCCGAGAAAGTTACAGAGAAAACAAACGCAAGCAAAAGCTgccacaacagcagcagcagagtttCCAGCAGCTGGTTTCAGCAAGGAAGGAGCAGAAGCGAGAGGAACGCAGacagctgaagcagcagctggaggacaTGCAGAAGCAGCTGCGCCAGCTGCAGGAGAAGTTCTACCAGATCTACGACAGCACTGACTCCGAAAATGATGAAGATGGCAACCTGTCTGAAGACAGCATGCGCTCCGAAACCATGGATGTGAGGGCCGGTGACTCTGTCAGCAGATCAGACAATGAGATCTGTGAGCTGGACCCAGGGCAGTTCATCGACCGGGCACGGGCCCTCATCCGGGAGCAGGAGGTAGCGGAGAATAAGCCAAAAAGAGAAGGTCCTAAGGAGAAAGAGCAAGGGCCAAATGCCTTCCACCCTGAAGGCAAACACTTGGCCGAGACACTGAAGCAGGAGCTGAACACTGCCATGTCACAAGTTGTGGACACTGTGGTGAAAGTTTTCTCATCCAAACCCTCCCGCCAGCTTCCTCAGGTCTTCCCGCCTCTCCAGATCCCACAGGCAAGATTTGCCGTCAATGGGGAGAACCACAACTTTCACACGGCCAACCAGCGCCTGCAATGCTTTGGGGATGTCATCATTCCCAACCCCCTTGACACCTTCGGCAGCGTCCCCATGCCTGGCGCCACCGACCAAACTGAGGCACTGCCTCTCGTCGTCCGCAAAAACTCTTCTGACCAATCCTCCTCAGCCCCACCAGCTGGTGGCCACCACGGCTCCCTGCACCAGTCCCCACTCTCCGCCACCACTGGCTTCTCCACCTCCTCCTTCCGCCACCCCTTCCCGCTGCCCCTCATGGCCTACCCCTTCCAGAGTCCCCTGGGTGCCCCATCAGCCTCCTTCCCGGGGAAAGAGCGTGCCTCCCCCGAATCCCTCGACCTGACCCGGGAGACCACCAGCCTGAGGACCAAGATGTCATCGCACCACATGAACCACCACCCCTGCTCACCAGCCCACCCACCCAGTGCTGCTGAGGGCCTCTCCTTGTCCCTCATTAAGTCTGAGTGTGGTGACCTGCAAGACATGTCTGAAATCTCGCCCTACTCGGGAAGTGCA ATGCAGGAAGGCTTGTCACCGAATCACTTGAAAAAGGCCAAGCTCATGTTCTTTTACACCCGGTACCCAAGTTCCAATATGCTGAAAACTTACTTCTCAGATGTAAAG TTCAACAGATGCATTACCTCTCAGCTCATCAAGTGGTTTAGCAATTTCCGTGAGTTTTACTACATTCAGATGGAGAAGTATGCGCGGCAAGCCATCAACGACGGGGTCACAAGCACTGAGGAGCTGTCTATAACCAGAGACTGTGAGCTGTACAGGGCCCTCAACATGCACTACAATAAAGCAAATGATTTTGAG